In Nitrosarchaeum sp., the following proteins share a genomic window:
- a CDS encoding ABC transporter ATP-binding protein, giving the protein MDEILRIENLKKSFIKKSIFRTKTVTIKAVDDISFSLSKGEVFVLAGESGSGKSTIAKLILKSIQADSGKIIFENEEIKDDKKSLEKIRMNCQMIHQDPYDSINPRMNIEDIVSEPLEIHKIGNKEGRKKRVIEALHEVKLESTEDILKKYPHMLSGGQRQRVVLARALALRPKIIIADEPVSMLDVSIRAEMLELMHELQKKYQISFVYITHDLATARHFGQRIGILYLGKIVEIGAIDEILLKPKHPYTQALIDAISEPNPENLNKEKIIRINDPLDIDVYSGCRFRARCPYALEKCKIEPILENIEKDHFVACYVSLD; this is encoded by the coding sequence TTGGATGAAATTCTAAGAATAGAAAATTTGAAGAAGAGTTTTATTAAAAAAAGTATCTTTAGAACAAAAACAGTTACAATAAAAGCAGTTGATGATATATCATTTAGTCTAAGTAAAGGAGAAGTATTTGTATTAGCTGGAGAGTCAGGATCTGGTAAATCTACAATTGCAAAATTAATTCTTAAATCCATTCAAGCAGACTCTGGAAAAATAATTTTTGAAAATGAAGAAATCAAAGATGATAAAAAAAGTTTAGAGAAAATTAGAATGAACTGTCAAATGATACATCAAGATCCGTATGATTCAATCAATCCACGAATGAATATTGAAGATATTGTTTCAGAACCCTTGGAGATACACAAGATTGGGAATAAAGAAGGCAGGAAAAAAAGAGTCATTGAGGCATTACATGAAGTGAAACTAGAGTCGACTGAAGATATTCTGAAAAAATATCCACATATGTTATCAGGAGGTCAAAGGCAAAGAGTAGTACTTGCAAGAGCCTTAGCGTTAAGACCAAAAATAATCATCGCAGATGAGCCTGTTTCAATGTTAGATGTATCAATTAGAGCTGAAATGCTTGAATTAATGCACGAACTACAAAAGAAATATCAAATTTCATTTGTTTACATTACACATGATTTAGCTACTGCTAGACATTTTGGCCAAAGAATAGGAATTCTGTATCTTGGAAAAATTGTAGAGATAGGGGCAATTGATGAAATATTGTTAAAACCAAAGCATCCATACACGCAAGCTCTAATTGATGCAATTTCCGAACCAAACCCAGAAAATCTCAATAAAGAAAAAATAATTAGAATCAATGATCCTCTCGACATTGATGTTTATTCAGGATGTAGATTTAGAGCAAGATGTCCATATGCCCTCGAGAAATGTAAAATCGAACCAATTTTGGAAAATATAGAAAAAGATCACTTTGTTGCTTGTTATGTTAGTCTAGATTAA
- the egtD gene encoding L-histidine N(alpha)-methyltransferase, which translates to MSKTIQNSLNYKKYVVDSKLQYFKPNSAKIEKSFADEVSFSLTQNCKFINPKFFYDKKGSELFEKICDLSEYYPTRTEINILQNLKENFVKYVDRSFRLVELGSGSSVKTRLILDILNNFQEKIEYFPIDISEILTESSSLLQKDYENLHITGIIDTYEGGLEFIKNYDNKKNLIIFLGSSFGNFVPEDGKKFLKKINSTMKDNDLFLIGLDLVKNKETLENAYDDSKGITAQFNLNVLSRINDELDADFNLNNFSHYARYNENEQRIEMYLKSLVEQFVVIQKANLSITLKKNELIHTEHSHKYKLSQIKELMTQTGFDIKHIWLDENNYFALTLVSKRS; encoded by the coding sequence TTGAGTAAAACAATCCAAAACAGTCTAAATTATAAAAAATATGTAGTTGATTCTAAATTGCAATATTTTAAACCTAATTCTGCTAAAATTGAAAAGAGTTTTGCAGATGAAGTTTCTTTTAGCCTAACTCAAAATTGTAAATTTATTAACCCAAAATTCTTTTATGATAAAAAAGGTTCTGAATTATTTGAAAAAATATGTGATTTATCTGAATATTATCCTACTAGGACAGAAATTAATATCCTCCAAAATCTAAAAGAAAATTTTGTTAAATATGTTGATCGTTCATTTCGATTAGTAGAACTTGGTAGTGGCTCTTCGGTTAAAACAAGGCTGATTTTAGACATTTTAAATAATTTTCAAGAAAAAATTGAATATTTTCCAATCGATATTTCTGAAATTTTAACTGAAAGTTCTTCTTTACTTCAAAAAGATTATGAAAATTTGCATATCACTGGAATAATTGATACCTATGAGGGTGGTCTTGAATTTATAAAAAATTATGATAATAAAAAAAATCTAATTATTTTCTTAGGTTCTAGTTTTGGGAATTTTGTTCCTGAAGATGGAAAAAAATTTCTAAAAAAAATCAATTCTACTATGAAAGATAATGATTTGTTTTTAATTGGTTTGGATTTAGTAAAAAATAAAGAAACTTTGGAAAATGCATATGATGATTCTAAAGGAATAACTGCACAGTTTAATCTTAATGTTTTATCTAGAATCAATGATGAATTAGATGCTGATTTTAATCTAAATAATTTTAGCCATTATGCAAGATATAATGAAAATGAACAAAGAATTGAAATGTATCTGAAATCTTTAGTGGAACAATTTGTTGTTATCCAAAAAGCTAATCTTTCAATAACATTAAAGAAAAATGAATTAATTCATACTGAGCATTCACACAAATACAAATTATCCCAAATTAAAGAATTAATGACCCAAACTGGGTTTGACATTAAGCATATTTGGTTAGACGAAAATAATTACTTTGCATTGACTTTGGTATCCAAAAGATCTTAG